The following proteins are encoded in a genomic region of Galbibacter sp. BG1:
- the gap gene encoding type I glyceraldehyde-3-phosphate dehydrogenase, with product MSTVKIGINGFGRIGRLVFRATVNRPNVEIVGINDLLDVEHLAYLLEYDSVHGRFDGKIEVKDGNLVVDGKTIRITAEKDPKNLKWDAVGADVVAECTGIFTTLDTAQYHLDAGAKKVVISAPSKDAPMFVMGVNHKDAKASDKIVSNASCTTNCLAPITKVLHDNFGIEEGLMTTVHATTATQLTVDGPSRKDYRGGRSALLNIIPASTGAAKAVAKVIPAMDGRLTGMAFRVPTADVSVVDLTVKLEKETSYEEIKKVMKSASENELKGILGYTDELVVSQDFVGETCTSVFDADAGIELNSKFFKVVSWYDNETGYSNKLVDLAEYITAL from the coding sequence ATGTCAACAGTTAAGATTGGGATAAACGGATTTGGTAGAATCGGTAGATTGGTTTTTAGAGCCACCGTAAATAGACCAAACGTAGAAATTGTAGGAATAAACGATTTATTGGATGTAGAGCACTTAGCATATCTATTGGAGTACGATTCTGTACACGGTAGATTCGATGGAAAAATCGAAGTAAAGGATGGAAATCTAGTAGTAGACGGAAAAACCATCAGAATTACTGCAGAAAAAGATCCTAAAAATTTAAAGTGGGATGCTGTTGGAGCAGATGTTGTTGCAGAATGTACAGGTATTTTTACAACCTTAGACACGGCTCAATATCACCTAGATGCAGGAGCTAAAAAAGTAGTTATCTCTGCACCTTCCAAAGATGCCCCAATGTTTGTTATGGGTGTAAACCACAAAGATGCTAAAGCTTCAGATAAAATTGTTTCCAATGCATCTTGTACAACTAACTGTTTAGCGCCAATTACTAAAGTGCTACATGATAACTTCGGTATCGAAGAAGGTTTAATGACAACAGTGCATGCCACAACAGCTACTCAATTAACAGTAGACGGTCCTTCAAGAAAAGATTATAGAGGTGGACGTAGTGCTTTATTAAACATTATACCAGCTTCTACAGGAGCTGCTAAGGCCGTAGCAAAAGTAATTCCAGCTATGGATGGTAGACTTACAGGAATGGCTTTTAGAGTTCCAACCGCAGATGTTTCCGTAGTGGATTTAACTGTGAAGTTGGAAAAAGAGACTTCTTACGAAGAAATTAAGAAAGTAATGAAGTCTGCTTCTGAAAATGAATTAAAAGGTATTTTAGGTTATACAGATGAGCTTGTAGTTTCTCAAGATTTTGTTGGGGAAACCTGTACGAGTGTTTTCGATGCCGATGCGGGAATCGAATTAAACTCTAAATTCTTCAAAGTAGTATCTTGGTACGATAACGAAACGGGATACTCAAATAAATTAGTAGATTTAGCAGAATACATTACTGCATTATAA
- the pfkA gene encoding 6-phosphofructokinase, with translation MSTNIKKIGVLTSGGDAPGMNAAIRAVVRTCAYHNIECVGIYRGYQGLIEGDMEPMDARSVRNIINRGGTVLKSARSKEFKTKEGRQKAHKQLLDNQIDALVLIGGDGTFTGGVVFNEEFGYPVIGIPGTIDNDIDGTTFTLGYDTALNTVVDAIDRIRDTASSHDRLFFIEVMGRDCGQLALNSGVGAGAEEILIPEANLGLDRLLHSLERSRKSGKTSSIVVVAEGDKTGKNVFELAEYVEENLPNYDIRVSVLGHMQRGGSPSCFDRVLASRMGVRAVESLMEGKSNLMVGIIKDEMVLTPIEDAIKGKSTIDAELMRVCEIMST, from the coding sequence ATGTCTACGAATATCAAAAAAATTGGAGTTTTGACGTCTGGAGGAGATGCTCCAGGAATGAACGCTGCCATTCGTGCAGTAGTAAGAACATGCGCTTACCATAACATAGAGTGTGTTGGTATTTATAGAGGTTACCAAGGTCTTATTGAAGGCGATATGGAGCCTATGGATGCACGAAGTGTTAGGAATATAATTAATCGAGGGGGGACCGTTCTTAAATCTGCCCGTTCGAAAGAATTTAAGACCAAGGAAGGAAGGCAAAAAGCACACAAACAATTATTGGATAATCAAATAGATGCTTTGGTGTTAATTGGTGGGGATGGTACCTTTACAGGAGGTGTTGTTTTTAACGAAGAATTTGGATATCCTGTTATTGGTATTCCAGGTACTATAGATAACGATATTGATGGTACAACTTTTACTTTAGGTTACGATACGGCTTTAAATACCGTGGTAGATGCGATCGATAGAATTAGGGATACTGCCAGTTCTCACGACAGATTATTTTTTATTGAAGTTATGGGGCGCGATTGCGGGCAACTTGCTTTAAATTCTGGAGTAGGGGCAGGAGCTGAAGAAATTTTAATTCCTGAAGCAAATTTAGGTCTCGATAGACTGCTTCATTCTTTGGAAAGGAGTAGAAAGAGCGGAAAAACCTCTAGTATTGTAGTAGTTGCGGAAGGTGATAAAACAGGGAAAAATGTTTTTGAACTGGCCGAATATGTAGAAGAGAATTTACCAAATTATGATATTCGGGTTTCCGTATTGGGGCATATGCAACGAGGGGGCTCTCCTTCTTGTTTCGACCGTGTGTTGGCCAGTAGAATGGGAGTTCGTGCAGTAGAATCTTTAATGGAAGGAAAATCAAACTTAATGGTAGGTATCATTAAGGACGAAATGGTTTTAACCCCTATTGAAGATGCCATAAAAGGCAAGTCTACCATCGATGCAGAACTTATGCGCGTTTGCGAGATCATGTCAACATAA